One genomic region from Synechococcales cyanobacterium T60_A2020_003 encodes:
- a CDS encoding YdcF family protein, which yields MRLPRSTLIHRLGKSSAQAAGDSRSPHAAPQRRRRKSSILGIVCLLLLAGAGYKHLHTYLQKPQAILVLGGDIERETFAAEFAQQHPDLEIWVSSGTNPEFAEWNFAEAGIRPDRVHLDYRAVDTVTNFTTLVDDFEAEGITSLYLITSDYHMRRAQVIGEIVLGSRGISYRAIAVPSEREPESIDKSVRDAARSVLWLTTGRTGLELLPYLNQAHAKRLK from the coding sequence ATGCGGTTGCCTCGTTCGACCCTAATCCATCGGTTGGGTAAATCCTCTGCCCAGGCAGCAGGAGATTCTCGTTCGCCTCACGCTGCACCCCAACGCAGGCGGCGAAAGAGTTCAATTTTAGGTATCGTGTGCCTGCTGCTATTGGCAGGGGCGGGGTACAAACACCTCCACACCTATTTGCAAAAACCCCAAGCTATTTTGGTGCTGGGCGGCGATATTGAGCGGGAAACGTTTGCGGCTGAGTTTGCTCAACAGCATCCTGATTTAGAGATTTGGGTCTCATCAGGTACGAATCCTGAGTTTGCCGAGTGGAACTTTGCCGAAGCTGGGATTAGGCCCGATCGGGTTCATTTGGATTATCGGGCGGTGGATACGGTCACGAACTTTACAACCTTGGTTGATGATTTTGAGGCCGAGGGTATTACCAGCCTTTACCTCATTACCTCGGACTACCATATGCGGCGTGCCCAGGTGATTGGCGAAATTGTTCTCGGGAGTCGGGGGATTTCCTATCGGGCGATCGCCGTTCCTTCAGAGCGAGAACCTGAATCTATCGATAAATCCGTGCGGGATGCGGCTCGCTCGGTGTTGTGGCTGACTACTGGACGCACCGGATTAGAACTTTTGCCGTATTTGAATCAAGCCCATGCCAAGCGACTGAAGTGA